A window from Chloroflexota bacterium encodes these proteins:
- a CDS encoding SDR family oxidoreductase, with amino-acid sequence MKLKGKVAIVTGASQGIGEAYAYALAGQGASVVLADINEEKGKAVANSISRMRKRATFMRLDVADEKNCMDVAEKTEKLYGGIDILVNNAAIYHSMRMDTFTTVPMDYYNRFMAVNLTGQILMTRAVIPAMRKRGKGKVIFQSSGAAYSAASSPYALSKLGVLGLMRGFAVELGKDNINVNGIAPGPIDTEATMVTLPKQYIGRLVEGQPLKRMGHPSDLIGALLYLCSSESDYTTGLMMVVDGGRTVDRI; translated from the coding sequence ATGAAACTCAAAGGAAAAGTCGCCATAGTCACCGGTGCCTCCCAGGGCATCGGCGAAGCCTACGCCTATGCCCTCGCCGGCCAGGGCGCCTCCGTCGTCCTCGCCGATATCAACGAAGAAAAAGGCAAAGCGGTTGCCAACTCCATCTCCCGCATGCGCAAACGCGCTACCTTCATGCGACTCGATGTCGCCGACGAAAAGAACTGCATGGATGTCGCGGAAAAGACGGAAAAGCTCTACGGCGGCATAGATATCCTGGTCAACAATGCCGCCATCTACCACAGCATGCGCATGGACACCTTCACCACCGTCCCCATGGACTACTACAACCGGTTCATGGCCGTGAACCTCACCGGGCAGATCCTCATGACCCGCGCCGTAATCCCCGCCATGCGCAAGCGCGGCAAGGGAAAGGTTATCTTCCAGTCCTCCGGCGCCGCCTACTCCGCCGCCAGCAGCCCCTACGCCCTCTCCAAGCTTGGCGTCCTCGGCCTCATGCGCGGCTTCGCCGTGGAGCTGGGCAAGGACAACATCAACGTCAACGGCATCGCCCCCGGGCCCATAGATACCGAGGCGACCATGGTCACCCTCCCCAAGCAATACATAGGCCGCCTTGTGGAAGGCCAGCCCCTCAAGCGCATGGGCCACCCCTCTGATCTCATCGGCGCCCTCCTTTACCTCTGCTCCAGCGAAAGCGACTACACCACCGGCCTCATGATGGTCGTTGATGGCGGCAGGACCGTAGACCGCATCTAG
- a CDS encoding CoA transferase — translation MSGPCQGLRIVDFTSAFPGALATMVLADAGAEVVKVEPPGGDPTRRQYASIMWHRGKKSVVLDLKSAQGQADAKRLAASADAVIESFRPGVAKRLGIGYEALAKENPGLVYCSITGFGEKGPLANVKGYEHIIHATAGRMDQVWGIIEKDGPNYSALPIAGYGAAMLAVQGTLAALIVRGQTGRGQRVTTSMVQALMTFDLTSWIAAQLEGQGAAPFRRGYAGGPIPPYMTALTKDGYWLQLANLTVDTMWNYMRVLGLEWMLKDERYKTMPNFTDPKREAEVQRACLEKILEKTRDEWMGIFMRSDVACEPFRTTQEGMQHPQAIHNGNTVQIADPRVGATTQLGPIGRLTATPLTPARPAPEVGQDQELLRAAQPARRIAARGGGVPKHPLSGVTVLEFASFIATPVVTCLLSDLGARVIKVEPVTGDLYRAIGWPRMCKTLQGKEALAIDIKSPRARRAMERLIAKADVLIHNYRPGAPLRLGIDYESARKIKPNIVYVYAGAYGSTGPHSHRTGFHPIAGAITGGPRYALGKAYPTSKGNNLSDIQEKSNILRRANESNPDPTAALATASATMLALYHQRMTGEGQYVETSMLGGNLFVNADDGLSYKGKPERPVPDEQLNGLSAQYRLYRTRQGWVFLACPKESELRAFAKVAGCERLLADPRFATEQSRGANDAALGEELERVFASRTAAEWERLLTAADVPCVEVAEFDHGKWLNVSPWVKEAGFFVPTSHPSLGGKYFRHGPPWSFSETPPTWGPSIYLGEHTRAILKEVGYDEETIEEMAAAGSIVCHQPEAAKA, via the coding sequence ATGTCCGGCCCCTGCCAAGGCCTTCGGATTGTTGACTTCACGAGCGCCTTCCCCGGCGCGCTGGCGACGATGGTGCTGGCCGATGCGGGAGCGGAGGTGGTGAAGGTGGAGCCGCCGGGAGGCGACCCGACGCGGAGGCAGTATGCCTCCATCATGTGGCATCGGGGGAAGAAGAGCGTTGTCCTTGACCTGAAATCGGCGCAGGGGCAGGCCGACGCGAAGCGGCTGGCGGCGAGCGCGGACGCGGTCATTGAGTCGTTCAGGCCGGGGGTGGCGAAACGGCTGGGCATCGGCTATGAGGCGCTGGCGAAGGAGAATCCGGGGCTGGTCTATTGCAGTATCACGGGCTTCGGCGAGAAGGGGCCTCTGGCGAATGTAAAGGGCTACGAGCACATCATCCATGCCACGGCGGGCCGGATGGACCAGGTGTGGGGCATCATCGAGAAGGACGGGCCGAACTATTCGGCGCTGCCCATTGCCGGGTACGGGGCGGCGATGCTGGCGGTGCAGGGCACGTTGGCGGCGCTCATCGTGCGGGGGCAGACAGGGCGCGGCCAGCGGGTGACGACGAGCATGGTGCAGGCGCTGATGACCTTTGACCTGACGAGCTGGATCGCGGCCCAGCTAGAGGGGCAAGGGGCGGCGCCGTTCCGTCGGGGCTATGCCGGCGGGCCGATCCCGCCGTACATGACGGCGCTGACCAAAGACGGCTACTGGCTGCAGCTAGCCAACCTGACGGTGGATACGATGTGGAACTACATGCGTGTCCTCGGCCTGGAGTGGATGCTGAAGGACGAGCGCTACAAGACGATGCCGAACTTCACCGACCCGAAGCGCGAGGCAGAGGTCCAGCGGGCATGCCTGGAAAAGATCCTGGAAAAGACGCGGGACGAGTGGATGGGCATCTTTATGAGGTCGGACGTGGCGTGCGAGCCGTTCCGCACGACGCAGGAGGGGATGCAGCACCCGCAGGCGATCCATAACGGCAACACGGTGCAGATTGCGGACCCGCGAGTGGGGGCGACGACGCAGCTGGGGCCCATCGGCAGGCTGACGGCAACGCCGCTAACGCCTGCAAGGCCCGCGCCGGAGGTGGGGCAGGACCAGGAGCTGCTGCGGGCAGCTCAGCCCGCGCGGCGCATAGCGGCAAGGGGAGGCGGCGTGCCGAAACATCCGCTGAGCGGCGTCACTGTCCTGGAGTTCGCCTCATTCATCGCCACGCCCGTCGTGACCTGCCTCCTTTCAGACCTTGGGGCGCGGGTCATCAAGGTGGAGCCGGTGACGGGCGATCTGTACCGGGCCATCGGCTGGCCCAGGATGTGCAAGACGCTCCAGGGGAAAGAGGCGCTGGCGATAGACATCAAGTCGCCGAGGGCGCGCCGGGCGATGGAGCGGCTTATCGCGAAGGCGGACGTGCTGATCCACAACTACCGCCCCGGTGCGCCGCTACGGCTGGGGATAGATTATGAGAGCGCGCGGAAGATTAAGCCGAACATCGTCTACGTCTATGCCGGGGCGTATGGCTCCACCGGGCCGCACTCGCACCGGACGGGTTTTCACCCTATCGCAGGGGCGATCACAGGCGGCCCGCGCTACGCGCTGGGCAAAGCCTATCCCACATCAAAGGGCAATAACCTGAGCGATATCCAGGAGAAGAGCAATATCCTGCGCCGGGCGAACGAATCGAATCCAGACCCGACGGCGGCGCTGGCCACGGCTTCGGCGACGATGCTGGCGCTCTATCACCAGCGCATGACGGGAGAGGGGCAGTATGTGGAGACCTCTATGCTGGGGGGCAACCTTTTTGTGAACGCGGACGACGGGCTTTCGTACAAGGGAAAGCCTGAGCGCCCCGTGCCCGACGAGCAACTGAACGGCCTTTCGGCGCAGTACCGCCTCTATAGGACTAGGCAGGGCTGGGTCTTTTTGGCCTGCCCCAAGGAGAGCGAACTGCGGGCCTTCGCGAAGGTGGCGGGCTGCGAGCGGCTCCTGGCTGACCCGCGCTTCGCGACGGAGCAATCGCGAGGGGCGAACGACGCGGCGCTGGGCGAGGAGTTAGAGCGAGTCTTTGCCTCGCGGACGGCGGCCGAGTGGGAGCGTCTGCTCACCGCGGCGGACGTGCCGTGCGTGGAGGTGGCGGAGTTCGATCACGGGAAGTGGCTGAATGTGTCGCCGTGGGTGAAGGAGGCTGGATTCTTTGTGCCGACCTCCCACCCAAGCCTGGGCGGGAAGTACTTTCGCCACGGGCCGCCGTGGAGCTTTTCGGAGACGCCGCCGACGTGGGGGCCGAGCATCTACCTGGGCGAGCATACGAGGGCAATCCTCAAAGAGGTGGGGTACGACGAGGAGACGATCGAGGAGATGGCGGCGGCGGGGAGCATCGTCTGCCACCAGCCGGAGGCGGCGAAGGCGTAG
- a CDS encoding CoA transferase: MASPPQRSAHSKEQAPLEKIAKPQTPLALAGYRVLDLTGEIGHYCGKMLGDMGADVIKIEPPGGDPVRFIGPYYKDQRDPDKSLRWFSANTSKRGVTLDLSKPQGRRIMEKLLPTAQVIVTSWTRKEAQALGMDEAAVRRRYPNLIYTSITGYGLDGPYANYRWADITGMALGGLMYLMGDPDRPPIVFRAPQAYFHASSQGALGTALALYHRTRTGIGQLLDVSMQEAVTFNLNGPGTIVSWWTVEKSGIRREGGSLNFRFIKWHVMLPCKDGYTANTGVLGWDKFPVLRDLMAKEGVAEDLLDPKWESATSFPPGPGQWQCTQAELDYVYDVFTKWQMRHTKEEILELAVKHALPVFPVNASDDLLHSRQLEAREYWIDVPHPELGTTIRYPGGHVKLSGTPMRISRRAPLIGEHNTEIYRDELGISESELRDLRAAKVL; encoded by the coding sequence ATGGCTTCACCGCCGCAGAGGTCCGCGCACTCCAAGGAGCAGGCGCCGTTGGAAAAGATAGCTAAGCCGCAGACGCCTCTGGCCCTCGCCGGCTACCGAGTCCTGGACCTTACTGGGGAGATCGGCCATTACTGCGGCAAGATGCTCGGCGATATGGGGGCCGATGTCATCAAGATCGAGCCGCCCGGCGGCGATCCTGTCCGCTTCATCGGCCCCTACTACAAGGACCAGCGCGACCCCGACAAGAGCCTGCGCTGGTTCTCCGCCAACACCAGCAAGCGCGGCGTCACGCTGGACCTCTCCAAGCCACAAGGGCGGCGCATCATGGAAAAGCTCCTGCCCACAGCCCAGGTCATCGTCACCAGCTGGACGCGCAAGGAGGCCCAAGCCCTGGGCATGGACGAGGCGGCGGTCCGCAGGCGCTACCCCAACCTCATCTACACCTCCATCACCGGCTACGGGCTGGACGGCCCCTACGCCAACTATCGCTGGGCGGACATCACCGGCATGGCCCTTGGCGGCCTTATGTACCTCATGGGCGACCCGGACAGACCGCCCATCGTCTTCCGCGCCCCCCAGGCCTACTTCCACGCCAGCAGCCAGGGGGCGCTCGGCACGGCCCTCGCTCTCTACCACCGCACCCGCACCGGCATCGGCCAGCTGCTGGACGTCTCCATGCAAGAGGCCGTCACCTTCAACCTCAACGGCCCGGGCACCATCGTCAGCTGGTGGACCGTGGAGAAGAGCGGCATCCGGCGGGAGGGCGGCTCCCTCAACTTCCGCTTCATCAAGTGGCACGTCATGCTCCCTTGCAAGGACGGCTACACCGCCAATACCGGCGTCCTTGGCTGGGATAAGTTCCCGGTACTCCGCGACCTGATGGCCAAGGAGGGCGTGGCGGAAGACCTCCTGGACCCTAAATGGGAATCCGCCACCTCATTCCCCCCCGGGCCGGGACAGTGGCAATGCACCCAAGCCGAGCTGGACTACGTCTATGACGTCTTCACAAAATGGCAGATGCGCCACACTAAGGAAGAAATCCTGGAGCTGGCCGTCAAGCACGCCCTGCCCGTCTTTCCCGTCAACGCCTCGGACGATCTCCTGCACAGCAGGCAGCTGGAGGCGCGGGAGTACTGGATAGACGTGCCGCACCCGGAGCTGGGGACCACCATCCGGTACCCCGGCGGCCATGTGAAGCTCTCCGGCACGCCCATGCGCATCTCCCGCCGCGCCCCGCTCATCGGCGAGCACAATACCGAGATCTATCGCGACGAGCTCGGCATCAGCGAGAGCGAGCTTCGCGACCTGCGTGCGGCGAAGGTGCTCTGA
- a CDS encoding CoA transferase encodes MPTARHALDGLRVLSIGHTYPGLYCMAILRDLGARIVRIERVGEGTVDPKYEGLGGMISTDSLKAGTSECRLDLKQPKGREVYHLLARKADVILEGFRPDVADRLGIGFKSLARKNKKLIYAAISGYGQQGAWRMRPGHDLNYLADAGVLNLSGDPGGPPATEGVTVADCTAGLNAAINILAAIQLRQRTGKGQFLDLAIVDGPLFLMAAEFEHSWRTGDSRNKGAIHFTGRYPWYGLYETKDGRHLSVGAIEAGFYANLCRLIGRPDLETKRFVSKDELPAVRGEFAKAFKQKTLEEWTRLFEGQDVCISPVLTTAETLASPLGKRIVRPGAPKGVKLVRSPVRAPLAKLQGIRFTSQVLREYGFTAAEVRALQGAGAVGKDS; translated from the coding sequence ATGCCAACAGCCCGCCACGCCCTCGATGGTCTTCGCGTCCTCTCCATCGGCCACACCTATCCCGGCCTCTACTGTATGGCCATCCTTCGAGATCTCGGCGCGCGCATCGTGCGCATCGAGCGTGTGGGCGAAGGGACCGTGGACCCCAAGTACGAGGGCCTGGGCGGCATGATTTCCACGGACTCCCTCAAGGCGGGAACCTCCGAGTGCCGCCTTGACTTGAAGCAGCCAAAAGGACGCGAGGTCTATCACCTCCTGGCCCGCAAGGCAGATGTCATCCTGGAGGGCTTCCGCCCTGATGTCGCGGACCGACTCGGCATCGGCTTCAAGTCCTTGGCAAGAAAAAACAAAAAACTCATCTACGCCGCCATCAGCGGTTACGGGCAACAAGGCGCCTGGCGGATGCGCCCGGGGCACGACCTCAACTACCTGGCCGATGCCGGCGTCCTGAACCTTAGCGGCGATCCGGGAGGCCCGCCCGCCACCGAAGGCGTCACCGTGGCCGATTGCACGGCAGGGCTCAACGCCGCTATCAACATCCTGGCGGCCATCCAGCTGCGCCAACGCACAGGCAAAGGCCAGTTCCTGGACCTCGCCATCGTGGACGGGCCGCTCTTCCTCATGGCGGCCGAGTTCGAGCACTCCTGGCGCACCGGCGATTCGCGCAACAAGGGCGCCATCCACTTCACCGGGCGCTACCCATGGTACGGCCTCTATGAGACCAAGGACGGCCGCCACCTCTCCGTCGGCGCTATCGAAGCAGGCTTCTACGCCAACCTCTGCCGCCTCATCGGCAGGCCGGACTTGGAGACCAAGCGCTTCGTCTCCAAGGACGAGCTTCCGGCCGTCCGTGGCGAGTTCGCCAAGGCGTTCAAACAAAAGACGCTGGAGGAATGGACGCGCCTATTTGAGGGGCAGGACGTCTGCATCTCTCCGGTGCTCACAACGGCAGAGACCCTCGCCTCGCCCCTGGGCAAGCGCATCGTGAGGCCGGGAGCGCCTAAGGGCGTCAAGCTCGTCCGATCGCCCGTGCGCGCGCCCCTCGCCAAACTGCAAGGGATACGTTTCACCTCTCAGGTTCTGCGAGAATATGGCTTCACCGCCGCAGAGGTCCGCGCACTCCAAGGAGCAGGCGCCGTTGGAAAAGATAGCTAA
- a CDS encoding CoA pyrophosphatase, with the protein MDLSELERLLNRRSRVRIPSEGRPIAAVLIGLFGPPPDYKIVYTVRTSHVEHHKGEISFPGGGKDPEDATLVETALRESFEEVGIEPDDITVLGLMDDIVTRSKFVVTPVVARIQRDPYPFIPQAREVDKVLEVPLSHLRDPRNLAPHPDDPTGQRIKIQSYRFGEHMIWGATAHMTNRFLDLLKPLF; encoded by the coding sequence ATGGACCTCTCTGAACTTGAGCGCCTGCTCAACCGGCGGTCCCGTGTCCGTATCCCCAGCGAAGGCCGCCCCATCGCCGCCGTCCTCATCGGCCTCTTCGGCCCGCCGCCCGATTACAAGATCGTCTACACCGTCCGCACCTCCCACGTCGAGCACCACAAGGGCGAGATCTCCTTCCCCGGCGGCGGCAAAGACCCGGAAGATGCCACGCTTGTGGAGACGGCCCTTCGCGAAAGCTTCGAAGAGGTCGGAATCGAGCCCGACGACATCACCGTCCTCGGCCTCATGGACGATATCGTGACGCGGAGCAAGTTCGTCGTCACCCCCGTCGTCGCCCGCATCCAGCGCGACCCCTACCCCTTCATCCCCCAGGCCCGCGAGGTGGACAAGGTCCTCGAAGTCCCCCTCTCTCACCTGCGCGACCCGCGCAACCTTGCCCCTCACCCCGACGACCCGACGGGCCAGCGCATCAAGATTCAGTCCTACCGCTTCGGCGAGCACATGATCTGGGGCGCAACCGCCCACATGACCAATCGCTTTCTTGACCTGCTCAAGCCGCTCTTCTAG
- a CDS encoding pyridoxamine 5'-phosphate oxidase family protein, with product MGKLHPVLDERLAAFIRRQKLFFVATAPLSGQGHINLSPKGLDTFAILDDTTVAYLDLPGSGAETIAHLKENGRIVIMLCAFDGPPNIVRLHGRGEVVEPSSPDFQSLLARFPRLDGVRSIIRVRLHRISDSCGYGVPLFTYAGERKQLVQWVERKGPEGIRDYQRKNNVQSIDGLAGLSDGNA from the coding sequence ATGGGCAAACTGCACCCCGTCCTCGATGAACGATTGGCCGCCTTCATCCGCCGCCAGAAGCTCTTCTTCGTCGCCACCGCGCCTCTCTCCGGCCAGGGCCACATCAACCTCTCGCCCAAAGGCCTCGATACCTTCGCCATCCTGGACGATACAACCGTCGCCTACCTCGATCTCCCCGGCAGCGGCGCGGAGACCATCGCCCACCTCAAAGAGAACGGGCGCATCGTCATCATGCTCTGCGCCTTTGATGGCCCACCCAACATCGTTCGCCTCCACGGCCGCGGCGAGGTCGTCGAGCCTTCCTCCCCCGACTTCCAGAGCCTCCTCGCCCGCTTCCCCCGCCTTGATGGCGTCCGCTCCATCATCCGCGTCCGCCTCCACCGTATCTCGGACTCCTGCGGCTATGGCGTCCCCCTCTTCACCTACGCCGGCGAGCGCAAACAGCTCGTCCAGTGGGTGGAGCGCAAAGGCCCCGAGGGCATCCGCGACTATCAACGGAAGAACAACGTCCAGAGCATAGACGGCCTCGCCGGACTCTCAGATGGGAACGCCTGA
- a CDS encoding C-terminal binding protein: MTPILAVHSDSPPEFIANSAEAKTLGAHGVSVTGKRCASDADLIELAKDAHIILNGLVPITRKAMENLPKTIAVARYGVGYDNVDIAAATEHGIAVIYVPDYCAEEVSNSVFAFLIAFAKQLIPMDAAVHKGQWPLRDFIPKIRSIQQERLGVIGLGRIGMAVAQKGKAFAMDVVAYDAVLKPEQIAAKGMKPVSFDELLSTSDYISLNVPLLPSTRRLIGREQFAKMKKTCFLINTARGPVVDEAALIEALKSGRIAGAGLDVFEKEPLPPDSPLVSMPNVLMTPHSGSQSPVANARLRKQLCEEVLRALRGEWPLNIANPDVKPRARLFKRTLP; the protein is encoded by the coding sequence ATGACACCCATCCTTGCCGTCCACTCCGATTCTCCTCCCGAATTCATCGCCAACTCCGCTGAGGCCAAGACCCTCGGCGCTCACGGCGTTAGCGTCACCGGCAAGCGTTGCGCCTCTGACGCCGACCTCATCGAACTCGCGAAGGATGCCCATATCATCCTCAACGGCCTTGTCCCCATCACCCGCAAGGCAATGGAGAACCTCCCCAAGACCATCGCCGTGGCCCGCTATGGCGTCGGCTACGATAACGTGGACATCGCCGCCGCCACCGAGCACGGCATCGCCGTCATCTACGTCCCCGATTACTGCGCCGAAGAGGTCTCCAACTCCGTCTTCGCCTTCCTTATCGCATTCGCCAAACAGCTCATCCCCATGGACGCCGCCGTCCACAAGGGCCAGTGGCCCCTTCGCGATTTCATCCCTAAAATCCGCTCCATCCAGCAGGAGCGCCTCGGCGTCATCGGCCTCGGGCGCATCGGCATGGCCGTGGCGCAAAAGGGCAAGGCCTTCGCCATGGATGTCGTCGCCTACGATGCCGTCCTCAAGCCGGAGCAGATCGCCGCCAAGGGCATGAAACCCGTCTCCTTCGATGAATTGCTCTCCACCAGCGACTACATCTCCCTCAATGTTCCCCTCTTGCCCTCCACGCGGCGCCTCATCGGCCGGGAGCAGTTCGCTAAGATGAAAAAGACCTGCTTCCTCATCAACACCGCCAGGGGCCCTGTGGTGGACGAAGCCGCTCTCATCGAAGCGCTGAAGTCGGGCCGGATCGCCGGGGCCGGGCTGGACGTCTTTGAAAAAGAGCCCCTCCCGCCCGATAGTCCCTTGGTCAGCATGCCCAACGTCCTCATGACCCCCCACTCCGGCTCCCAGTCCCCCGTCGCCAACGCTCGACTGCGCAAGCAGCTTTGCGAGGAAGTCCTCCGCGCCCTTCGCGGCGAATGGCCCCTCAACATCGCCAACCCGGATGTGAAGCCCCGTGCCCGCCTCTTCAAACGAACCCTTCCCTAA
- a CDS encoding DUF385 domain-containing protein: MPVDPAILRALEGTKIVDITTIGRKSGKPRRIEIWTHMRDGKLYITGPPGKRDWYANMLKNQEMTLHVKKKAKADLPARARPILEKKERLAVLSKFTDNELGDGPVKKWIKSCPLVEVVLLGR; this comes from the coding sequence ATGCCCGTAGACCCAGCCATCCTCAGAGCCCTCGAGGGCACAAAGATCGTGGACATCACCACCATCGGCCGGAAGAGCGGCAAGCCAAGGCGCATCGAGATATGGACCCACATGCGCGATGGCAAGCTCTACATCACCGGGCCGCCCGGCAAGCGCGATTGGTACGCCAACATGCTCAAGAACCAGGAGATGACCCTGCACGTCAAAAAGAAGGCCAAGGCCGATCTTCCCGCCCGCGCCCGCCCCATCCTCGAGAAGAAAGAGCGCCTCGCCGTTCTCTCGAAATTCACGGATAACGAGCTGGGCGATGGCCCGGTGAAGAAGTGGATCAAGAGCTGTCCCCTCGTCGAAGTCGTCCTCCTCGGTCGCTGA
- a CDS encoding CoA transferase yields the protein MTTPLPFEGLKVIDFSWIGAGPLTAQWLGNFGATVIKVEHHQRYDILRNSPPIKGGKFNVNGSHYFAACNNNKLGITVDLNTPQGLEVGRRLVKWTDVIVENYIPGTMKKWGLDYEGSRAINPSVIMVSLTLQGQTGPHAQSRGYGPMIMGLAGIAQLGGWPDRPPGCATIPYPDWLAPVYTTFALAAALDYRQRTGQGQYIDAAQLEGTIHYLGASVLDYTVNGRVWNREGNKLMETDVPYAAPHGAYPCIGDDAWCAIAVFNDAEWATLVRLMGDPAWAKDQRFATHQSRCRNTEALDAHIGAWTKGYAPVPLMELLQANGITAGAVHNQQALFEDKQLNALGHYQWLEHPVMGRYHAELPAARLSTTPAQLRRHAPLLGGDNDHVYRSILSYTQEEYDLLLAEGIVGYYEAT from the coding sequence ATGACCACGCCCCTGCCCTTCGAAGGCCTCAAAGTCATAGACTTCTCCTGGATCGGCGCAGGGCCCCTCACGGCGCAGTGGCTCGGCAACTTCGGCGCCACCGTCATCAAGGTGGAGCACCACCAGCGCTACGATATCCTGCGCAACTCGCCGCCCATCAAGGGCGGCAAGTTCAACGTCAACGGCAGCCACTACTTCGCCGCCTGCAACAACAACAAGCTCGGCATCACCGTGGACCTCAACACCCCCCAGGGCCTGGAAGTGGGCCGAAGGCTCGTGAAGTGGACCGATGTCATCGTGGAGAACTACATCCCCGGCACCATGAAAAAGTGGGGGCTGGACTACGAAGGGTCCCGCGCCATCAACCCCAGCGTCATCATGGTTAGCCTCACCCTCCAGGGGCAGACCGGCCCCCACGCCCAATCGCGCGGCTACGGGCCCATGATCATGGGCCTGGCCGGCATCGCCCAGCTCGGCGGCTGGCCCGATCGCCCTCCCGGCTGCGCCACCATCCCCTACCCGGACTGGCTCGCCCCCGTCTACACCACCTTCGCCCTCGCCGCCGCCCTCGATTACCGCCAGCGCACCGGCCAGGGCCAGTACATAGACGCCGCCCAGCTTGAAGGCACCATCCACTACCTGGGCGCATCCGTGCTGGACTACACCGTCAACGGGCGCGTCTGGAACCGCGAAGGCAATAAGCTCATGGAGACCGATGTCCCTTACGCCGCCCCCCACGGCGCCTACCCCTGCATCGGCGACGACGCCTGGTGCGCCATCGCCGTCTTCAACGATGCCGAGTGGGCCACGCTGGTGCGGCTCATGGGCGATCCTGCCTGGGCCAAGGACCAGCGCTTCGCCACGCACCAATCGCGCTGCCGCAACACAGAGGCCCTGGACGCGCACATCGGCGCATGGACCAAGGGCTATGCGCCCGTGCCGCTCATGGAGCTCCTGCAGGCCAACGGCATCACTGCCGGGGCCGTCCACAACCAGCAGGCCCTCTTTGAGGACAAGCAGCTCAACGCCCTTGGGCACTACCAGTGGCTTGAGCACCCCGTGATGGGCCGCTATCACGCCGAGCTTCCCGCCGCGCGCCTCTCCACGACGCCCGCCCAGCTCCGCCGCCACGCCCCGCTCCTAGGCGGGGATAACGACCATGTCTACCGCTCCATCTTGAGCTACACCCAGGAAGAGTACGACCTACTCCTCGCTGAAGGCATCGTCGGCTATTACGAGGCGACCTAG